Below is a window of Vibrio fortis DNA.
AGACCAAAAGCGTTATCGGATTACCAGGGTCAAGATCACGTACGTGATCAGATGGAGATCTTCATCAAAGCTGCGCAATTGCGTAATGAAGCGCTAGACCATCTATTGATTTTTGGTCCACCGGGCTTGGGTAAAACCACACTTGCGAACATCGTGGCTAACGAAATGGATGTGAATATCCGAACCACTTCTGGTCCTGTGTTAGAGAAAGCCGGTGATCTAGCGGCTCTGTTAACCAATCTTGAAGAGAACGATGTACTTTTCATTGATGAGATTCACCGATTAAGCCCAATGGTTGAAGAGGTGCTGTATCCCGCGATGGAAGATTACCAGTTGGATATTATGATTGGTGAGGGCCCTGCGGCTCGCTCGATCAAAATCGACCTACCTCCGTTTACTTTAATTGGTGCGACAACCCGAGCGGGTTCTTTAACCTCGCCGTTACGTGACCGTTTTGGTATTACCCAGCGCCTTGAATACTACAAGGTGGACGATTTACAGAACATTGTTCAACGTAGCGCTGACTGTTTGGGGCTCTCTATGGACCCTGAGGGGGCACTTGAAGTGGCGCGTCGTGCTCGTGGTACACCTCGTATTGCTAACCGCCTTCTACGTCGCGTACGTGACTTTGCTGAAGTGAAGGGGAACGGTCATATTTGTGCGGATGTTGCCGACAAGGCTCTGAATATGCTCGATGTTGATGCCAAGGGCTTTGACTACATGGACAGAAAGCTACTGTTGGCGATCATGGAGAAATTTGGTGGCGGTCCGGTTGGTATCGACAATATGGCGGCAGCCATTGGTGAAGAGCGTGACACTATTGAAGATGTGTTAGAGCCGTATCTGATTCAGCAAGGTTATCTACAGCGTACTCCAAGAGGAAGAATTGCGACAGATCGTGCATATCTTCATTTTGGTATCGATAAGCCAAGTTAGCCTTTTGATGTTGCAAACGTGAAATTAGGTCACCCATTTTTGAGTACTTTTGTACTCGAGACGAAAAGGTGACTACATTGATATAAATGTAAGCAAATTCATCATCGAATTTTATAAACCCTGGTTGCATAAGCGCCGGGGTTTTTAGTTTTTTATAGAATAACAACTCTTTGAGCGAATCGATATTAGCTGTCGATATGCTACTTCAAAAATGAAAACATTGATTTCAAATTTGACGTCGATAACAAAAATTGAAATAAGTCTTCATATTTCTTGTTAATACTTTATGGGTATTTGTAATTCAAATGTTGAGTGAGTGATAGCGGCATGTCACAGATATCATGTGTCGTTATCACCAAACCGAGAATTGGTGTGATTTTAATCATAATTGGTTAAAAATAACCCTAAATTGCTCGTAGAAATTTGATACAAATCAACGCAGGGTTCTCCTATAAACCTTTTGAAACATACTGATTTTACCAGTAATATTAGCGCCAGCTATATTAGCTCATGCTTAACAATAATCTAACTATAACGGTACGTTTTTGCTACAAAATTCAACTTGTAATAACAATCACGTTAATTGTTTTAACATGGATTTTTGCGGTGAATAATCACACAAGTGTCATTCAGCCGACACAAAGGAGTTACCATGATTGATGTTGTTGATCTGTCGCGATTGCAGTTTGCATTGACAGCGATGTATCACTTCTTATTTGTTCCACTGACTTTAGGTATGGCATTCCTACTTGCCATAATGGAGTCTGTTTATGTAATGACTGGCAAGCAAATTTACAAGGACATGACCAAGTTCTGGGGTAAATTGTTTGGTATTAACTTTGCCCTTGGTGTAGCGACAGGCTTAACCATGGAGTTCCAGTTTGGTACTAACTGGTCTTACTATTCTCACTATGTTGGCGACATCTTTGGTGCTCCGCTAGCTATCGAAGCGCTTGTTGCATTCTTCCTAGAGTCTACTTTTGTTGGCCTTTTCTTCTTCGGTTGGGATAGATTGTCAAAGCGTCAGCACTTAGCGGTAACATGGTTAGTCGCATTAGGCTCTAACTTCTCAGCGCTATGGATTCTGGTTGCTAACGGCTGGATGCAAAACCCAGTGGGTGCTGAATTTAACTTCGAAACAATGCGTATGGAAATGGTGAGCTTCGCAGAAGTTGTCCTAAACCCAGTAGCGCAAGTTAAATTCGTACACACAGTGGCGTCTGGTTACACAACGGGTGCAATGTTCATCCTTGGTATCAGCTCATACTACATTCTTAAAGGTCGTGACCTTGCCTTTGCTCGTCGTTCTTTCGCGATTGCAGCATCATTTGGTATGGCGGCGATTCTATCTGTAATCGTTCTAGGTGACGAATCAGGTTACGAGCTAGGTGAAGTTCAGAAAGTGAAGCTAGCAGCGGTAGAAGCTGAATGGCACACAGAAGAAGCACCAGCAGCATTTACTGTGTTTGGTATTCCAAACCAAGAAACAATGCACACTGACTACGCAATTAAGATCCCTTACGTAATGGGTATCATTGCAACGCGTTCTTTCGACAAAGAAGTAACAGGCCTACGTGACCTACGTGATGAACACGTTGATCGTGTCCGCACGGGTATGTACGCATACGAACTTCTAGAAAAACTGCGTGCAGGCGATAAGTCTGAAGAAAACATGACAGCATTTGATGAAGTGAAAGGTGACCTAGGTTACGGCTTACTTCTTAAGCGCTACACAGAGAACGTGGTTGACGCAACAGAAGAGCAAATCCAAATGGCAGCGGATGATTCTATCCCGACTGTTTGGCCTCTATTCTGGTCGTTCCGTATCATGGTTGCGTGTGGCTTCATCATGCTATTCGTATTTGGTGCTGCGTTTGTACAAACATGTCGCCAGAAAATCGAACAGAAACCATGGATTCTTAAAGCGGCTCTATTCTCAATCCCACTTCCTTGGATTGCGATTGAAGCAGGTTGGTTCGTAGCAGAATACGGTCGTCAGCCTTGGGCAGTAGGTGAAATCCTACCGACCAACGTTGCTGCTTCTGCACTAACTCTTGAACAGCTGTGGACTTCTCTATTCGCTATCCTTGCACTGTACACAGTGTTCTTGATTGCAGAAGTTTACCTAATGCTTAAATTTGCTCGCAAAGGCCCAAGTAGCCTTAAGACAGGCCGTTACCACTTCGAACAAAACGACAACTCTGTTGAAGACAAAGTTAGCCGTTCAGTAGAAGTATAAGTGAGGGAATATTATGTTTGATTACGAAAGCTTACGACTTATTTGGTGGGTTCTAATCGGTGTTCTACTGGTAGGTTTCGCCGTGACTGATGGCTTCGATATGGGTGTTGCTGCTCTGTCTCCTGTTATCGGTAAGAGCGACACTGAACGTCGTATTATGCTGAACACCATTGCTCCTCACTGGGATGGTAACCAAGTTTGGTTAATCACAGCTGGTGGTGCTCTGTTTGCTGCATGGCCTCTAGTTTACGCAACGTCGTTTTCTGGATTCTATCTAGCAATGTACGTAACACTAGCCGCACTTTGGCTACGTCCACTTGCGTTAGACTACCGTTCTAAGATTGAAGAGCCAAAATGGCGTAAAGCTTGGGACTACGCACTTTGCTTCAGTGGCACAGTTCCACCAATCATTTTTGGTGTTGCTTTTGGTAACCTACTACAAGGTGTTCCATTTGAACTAAACAGCCTGCTGATGTCTGAGTACAAAGGTTCGTTCTTCGCTCTGTTGAACCCATTTGCTCTACTGTGTGGCGTACTAAGCCTGATGCTGTTTGTTATGCAAGGCGCTACTTGGCTACAAATGAAGACCACTGAGTCACTACACGAGCGTGCTCGCGGTGTTGCTCAAATCACAGGTCTAATTGCTGTTGCGCTATTCGTAGCCGGTGGTTTCTGGGTTCAATCTATCGATGGCTACGTGATTACAAGTACGCTAGATACAATGGCGGATTCAAACCCACTAAACAAAGAAGTCGCTGTTCAAGCGGGTGCTTGGATGACAAACTTTGAAACTTACCCAGCAATGTGGGCAGCACCTGTCTTAGGTGTGGTAATGCCATTGCTAGCGGTTGTCGCGTCTCGTTTGGAGCGTGGTGGCTTTGCATTCTTGTTCTCAAGCTTGTCGAACGCAGGTGTTATCCTAACGGCTGGTTTTGCGATGTTCCCATTCGTGATGCCATCAAGCCTAATCCCAAGCCACAGCTTAACAATGTGGGATTCAACGGCGAGTGAATTAACACTTGGCCTGATGACTGCGGTAGCGGCGGTAATGGTACCTGTGATTCTTGCTTACACGACTTGGACTTACTACAAAATGTTTGGTCGTCTAGATAAGAAACACATCGAAGATAACGACGTTTCAGCTTACTAAGCTAGAAGTTAAATAACTTAGGAGAAATTTTATGTGGTATTTCGCATGGATTTTGGGTGTACTTCTAGCATGTGCATTCGGCATCATTAATGCTCTTTGGTTAGAGCACTCTGAAATGATGGATAAAGACAGTGAGTAATCTCACTGAGCAAGTGACTAAGCTGCACCAACCTATGGACAAGACTCTTCTGCGAGTTTTGTCCCTAGTACTGGGTTTCGTGCATGTTGGCTTGGTTATGTGGGATCCTGAAGCCTACGCTGAAAGCATTGGCGGTTTTAATGCCGTTATTGGCCCAATGTTGATTTGGGCAGTATGTTCAAGCATGGTTTTCGGGGTTGGTTTTAAGCCTAGAGCATGGATATGGCAGTTGCTGTTTAGCCCTTATGCTTCACTCACAATTTTGCTCTACCTAACAGTGTTAAGGTTCATATAGTGGCGTCAATGCCCGTGAATACTGGCTTTATAGCATTGTTTGGTTTTTAGCCGAAAAGAGGTCATCTTATACAGATGGCCTTTTTTTTCACCACACAAATCAAATATTTCATGCCGTTATACTATTAATGTCAAAGAGTTGAGTTATAGTGATATCTTTAACGTTTTTGTATTGTGGTATGAGTTTGCAGGGATCATCTAAGCCATTTACGTGGCCTGTTACCGTCTATTATGAAGACACAGATGCAGGTGGCGTTGTCTATCATTCCAACTACCTGAAGTTTTTTGAACGCGCTCGAACCGAGATGCTGCGCTCAATTGGGGTATCTCAGCAAGTCCTTTTAGAACAAAACATCGGTTTTGTTGTCCGACACATGGATATCGATTTTATCCAAGGTGCGCGCCTTGATGATGCTTTACAAGTCATTACAAAGATTTATGAACTGAAACGTGCTTCCTTAGTATTCTGTCAGGAGATCGTAAATCCTGATGGCAAAGCATTGTGTAAAGCAATGGTTAAGGTAGCATGTATCGACAATCAGAAAATGAAACCTAAGGCTATGCCGACTTTTATTCTTACGGAGCTGACAAACAGTGACTGCTGAAATCTCAATTTTAGGCCTTATTTTAGAAGCCAGCTTACTGGTTAAACTGGTAATGCTTACCCTAATGGGTATGTCGGTCGTCTCTTGGGCGATGATCATAAAAAGAAGTAAAGTGCTTTCTCAAGCAGCGAAACATACGGAGACCTTTGAAGATAAATTCTGGTCAGGTGTTGATCTGTCTAAGCTCTATCAAGAAAGCAACAAGCGTAAAGATGAACTGTCGGGCACAGAAGAGATCTTTTACGCTGGTTTCACCGAATTCGCACGCTTGCGTAAATCTAACGCGGCGTCACCAGATTTCATTATGGAAGGAACAGGCCGTGCGATGCGTGTTGCCGTTGCTCGTGAAGTCGATGAACTTGAAACCAACTTGCCGTTTCTTGCAACGGTTGGCTCAATCAGTCCATACATTGGCCTTTTTGGTACCGTTTGGGGGATCATGCACTCATTCATCGCGCTAGGTGAAGTGAAGCAAGCTACATTAGCAATGGTTGCTCCAGGTATCGCAGAAGCACTTATCGCAACCGCGATGGGCCTATTTGCGGCAATTCCAGCAGTAATGGCGTACAACCGCTTCAGTAGCCGTGTAAGTAAGCTTGAGCACAACTATGCGACATTCTCGGAAGAGTTCCACAGCATTCTTCACCGTCAAGCGATGGCTGGCAGGGAATAATCAATGGCAGGATACCAACCTAAAAAACGCAAAATGACCGCAGAGATTAACGTTGTACCTTACATCGACGTTATGCTGGTTTTGCTGATTATTTTTATGGTGACCTCTCCGTTCGTTACTCAAGGTGTGGACGTAGAGTTGCCACAAGCATCAACGGCTAAATCGGCTCAAGATCTTCTTGGTGACGACAACGCCAGCTTTATCATCGTTGAGGT
It encodes the following:
- the cydA gene encoding cytochrome ubiquinol oxidase subunit I; this encodes MIDVVDLSRLQFALTAMYHFLFVPLTLGMAFLLAIMESVYVMTGKQIYKDMTKFWGKLFGINFALGVATGLTMEFQFGTNWSYYSHYVGDIFGAPLAIEALVAFFLESTFVGLFFFGWDRLSKRQHLAVTWLVALGSNFSALWILVANGWMQNPVGAEFNFETMRMEMVSFAEVVLNPVAQVKFVHTVASGYTTGAMFILGISSYYILKGRDLAFARRSFAIAASFGMAAILSVIVLGDESGYELGEVQKVKLAAVEAEWHTEEAPAAFTVFGIPNQETMHTDYAIKIPYVMGIIATRSFDKEVTGLRDLRDEHVDRVRTGMYAYELLEKLRAGDKSEENMTAFDEVKGDLGYGLLLKRYTENVVDATEEQIQMAADDSIPTVWPLFWSFRIMVACGFIMLFVFGAAFVQTCRQKIEQKPWILKAALFSIPLPWIAIEAGWFVAEYGRQPWAVGEILPTNVAASALTLEQLWTSLFAILALYTVFLIAEVYLMLKFARKGPSSLKTGRYHFEQNDNSVEDKVSRSVEV
- the tolQ gene encoding protein TolQ → MTAEISILGLILEASLLVKLVMLTLMGMSVVSWAMIIKRSKVLSQAAKHTETFEDKFWSGVDLSKLYQESNKRKDELSGTEEIFYAGFTEFARLRKSNAASPDFIMEGTGRAMRVAVAREVDELETNLPFLATVGSISPYIGLFGTVWGIMHSFIALGEVKQATLAMVAPGIAEALIATAMGLFAAIPAVMAYNRFSSRVSKLEHNYATFSEEFHSILHRQAMAGRE
- the ybgC gene encoding tol-pal system-associated acyl-CoA thioesterase, with product MYCGMSLQGSSKPFTWPVTVYYEDTDAGGVVYHSNYLKFFERARTEMLRSIGVSQQVLLEQNIGFVVRHMDIDFIQGARLDDALQVITKIYELKRASLVFCQEIVNPDGKALCKAMVKVACIDNQKMKPKAMPTFILTELTNSDC
- the cydB gene encoding cytochrome d ubiquinol oxidase subunit II, producing the protein MFDYESLRLIWWVLIGVLLVGFAVTDGFDMGVAALSPVIGKSDTERRIMLNTIAPHWDGNQVWLITAGGALFAAWPLVYATSFSGFYLAMYVTLAALWLRPLALDYRSKIEEPKWRKAWDYALCFSGTVPPIIFGVAFGNLLQGVPFELNSLLMSEYKGSFFALLNPFALLCGVLSLMLFVMQGATWLQMKTTESLHERARGVAQITGLIAVALFVAGGFWVQSIDGYVITSTLDTMADSNPLNKEVAVQAGAWMTNFETYPAMWAAPVLGVVMPLLAVVASRLERGGFAFLFSSLSNAGVILTAGFAMFPFVMPSSLIPSHSLTMWDSTASELTLGLMTAVAAVMVPVILAYTTWTYYKMFGRLDKKHIEDNDVSAY
- the ybgE gene encoding cyd operon protein YbgE, coding for MSNLTEQVTKLHQPMDKTLLRVLSLVLGFVHVGLVMWDPEAYAESIGGFNAVIGPMLIWAVCSSMVFGVGFKPRAWIWQLLFSPYASLTILLYLTVLRFI
- the ruvB gene encoding Holliday junction branch migration DNA helicase RuvB — translated: MIEADRLIAPDNPVFKDEDVIDRAIRPKALSDYQGQDHVRDQMEIFIKAAQLRNEALDHLLIFGPPGLGKTTLANIVANEMDVNIRTTSGPVLEKAGDLAALLTNLEENDVLFIDEIHRLSPMVEEVLYPAMEDYQLDIMIGEGPAARSIKIDLPPFTLIGATTRAGSLTSPLRDRFGITQRLEYYKVDDLQNIVQRSADCLGLSMDPEGALEVARRARGTPRIANRLLRRVRDFAEVKGNGHICADVADKALNMLDVDAKGFDYMDRKLLLAIMEKFGGGPVGIDNMAAAIGEERDTIEDVLEPYLIQQGYLQRTPRGRIATDRAYLHFGIDKPS
- the cydX gene encoding cytochrome bd-I oxidase subunit CydX, producing the protein MWYFAWILGVLLACAFGIINALWLEHSEMMDKDSE